A genomic window from Sulfurospirillum multivorans DSM 12446 includes:
- a CDS encoding MATE family efflux transporter, whose product MDSTSLTHKPIPLLLRQLAIPSSLGMLFNTLYNIVDTYYAGLISTEALAALSASSFLFFFIIGMAYGGTSALTALIGHAYGRQHFFLAGIIAKKGVALVVTVGVFLGLLGFCFASELLTWIGTEERYHALAVSYIEVILLGTSFFFANFALNSVLFATGDTKSYRNTLIFGFFANIVFNPLFIYGWGFIPAMGIGGIAFATVLVQAINAGYLLYKSLKTGLIGFTCKAHFYPDRRIYKTFFTQAMPPGLNMLMMSFGALIALHFVTQYGYQTVAGYGIGYRVEQLMLLPSLGISSAVLSLVSNNMGAGKFERVHQTLFYALAYGYTLSFIGMGVLWFSGEWLVSQFDPSVEVIRSGTTYIYVMLFLFFGYVTHFSCVATLQGIKKPAMIFYVGFFRQILAPSIVFALCVNYWELSFVWMWIGLGGIVYSSALFLLVYTYRQLPHRPIARA is encoded by the coding sequence ATGGATTCAACGTCACTGACCCATAAACCTATCCCATTGCTTTTGCGTCAACTTGCCATTCCTTCGAGTCTTGGGATGCTTTTTAACACCTTGTACAACATCGTTGACACCTACTATGCGGGGCTTATCTCCACCGAAGCACTCGCAGCACTCTCCGCCTCTTCATTTCTCTTTTTTTTCATCATTGGAATGGCATACGGGGGAACGAGCGCTTTAACCGCACTCATTGGACATGCGTATGGGAGACAGCACTTCTTTCTTGCAGGTATTATCGCTAAAAAAGGGGTTGCGCTGGTGGTGACTGTGGGCGTTTTTTTGGGGCTTTTAGGGTTTTGTTTTGCCTCGGAGCTGCTCACATGGATCGGCACGGAGGAGCGTTACCACGCATTAGCAGTTAGTTACATCGAGGTGATTTTGCTGGGCACCTCTTTTTTCTTTGCCAATTTTGCGCTCAACAGTGTTCTGTTTGCAACAGGCGATACCAAGAGTTACCGAAACACCCTCATTTTTGGCTTTTTTGCCAATATTGTATTTAACCCTCTTTTCATTTACGGCTGGGGATTTATTCCTGCGATGGGCATCGGTGGCATTGCGTTTGCCACGGTTTTAGTCCAAGCGATTAATGCAGGGTATCTTCTGTATAAAAGCCTTAAAACTGGGCTGATTGGCTTTACATGTAAAGCGCATTTTTACCCCGATCGCCGCATCTATAAGACTTTTTTCACCCAAGCGATGCCACCAGGACTCAATATGCTGATGATGTCGTTTGGCGCCCTCATTGCGCTTCATTTTGTCACACAGTATGGCTATCAAACGGTGGCGGGCTATGGCATTGGGTACCGCGTGGAGCAGTTGATGTTACTGCCTTCTCTTGGCATTAGCAGTGCGGTGCTGAGTCTTGTGTCCAACAACATGGGCGCAGGCAAATTTGAGCGGGTGCATCAGACACTTTTTTACGCGCTTGCGTATGGTTACACCCTCAGTTTCATCGGCATGGGCGTTTTGTGGTTTAGCGGAGAGTGGTTGGTCTCGCAGTTTGACCCCAGCGTGGAAGTGATACGTTCTGGCACAACTTACATCTATGTGATGCTCTTTCTCTTTTTCGGTTACGTGACCCATTTTTCGTGTGTCGCCACCTTGCAAGGCATCAAAAAACCTGCGATGATTTTCTACGTCGGATTCTTCCGCCAAATCTTAGCGCCGAGCATTGTGTTCGCGCTGTGTGTAAACTATTGGGAGCTCTCCTTTGTCTGGATGTGGATAGGTCTTGGAGGCATTGTGTACAGTTCGGCTCTGTTTTTACTCGTTTACACCTACCGTCAACTGCCTCATCGACCGATCGCAAGGGCGTAG
- the torA gene encoding trimethylamine-N-oxide reductase TorA, producing MTKNMDRRSFLKVGGAAAGVAVATVSAEAIPLVGDSILQDGVDGVSASHFGAVKTKVRNGRFESVEAFEGDSYPSTLIQGLPARTYAQDRILYPCVREGYLKNGYKSDKSKRGSDKYVRVSWEKAFDLIADELKRVYKSYGPDAVFGGSYGWFCVGSLNNPQALVGRMLGVAGGYTSRTLTYSTHAIRAITPYVTGGDESSNQQTAYPNLIANSECIVFWSSDPINTNQIAWGVPDHQSYEYMKQLKAEAKKRNIKFYCIDPVYNNTAMYFGAEHIKVRPTTDVAMMLGMAHYLYSENLYSKEFVEKYTSGFAEFKAYLLGEGEDKVIKTPEWAAKICGVEASVIKMLAKEFASKRTMLMGGWGFQRAHHGEQPHWMLITLASMLGQIGLAGGGFGCAYHYSDGGVPAPAAATGNPLSDVKMGNGSQGAAASADAPAASPGLTGISVNSKVDGPWKQRKIPVIPVSRIVECLENPGREILFDGKKLTYPDLKMAYWAGGNPFHHHQDRNRMIKAWQKFETFVVNECFWTATARMADIVLPATTEQERNDITKSHTNSYIFAMKKAVEPVGEAMDDFDIFVNILRRFSAAEVLAFTEGKSKMEWIKSFYDESYNKAKKSGVAMPAFDEFWEKGFVKFETPEAAKNFIKYKTFRDNPVTNRLGTPSGKIEIFSKKIAGYGYKECKGHPTWFEPMEWLGSSVAKEFPLNLVSPHPKYRLHSQLNNTWLRDLEEVQGREPIWMHPKDAAKRGIQNGDVVRIFNKRGQVLGGAVVTEAVMEGVVRMQEGAWYDPKEPGKIGSLCVHGDVNVLIADVPTSELAQGNQATALVEIEKFKGEIPAIGIFKAPVMKGM from the coding sequence ATGACAAAGAATATGGACAGAAGATCGTTTTTAAAAGTAGGCGGTGCTGCGGCAGGTGTTGCTGTAGCGACGGTAAGTGCTGAAGCGATTCCTTTGGTGGGAGATTCTATTTTGCAAGATGGCGTTGATGGTGTGAGTGCCTCACACTTTGGTGCGGTTAAGACCAAAGTGCGCAACGGTCGCTTTGAAAGTGTGGAAGCGTTTGAGGGTGACAGCTATCCTAGCACCTTGATTCAAGGGCTTCCAGCGCGTACCTATGCGCAAGATCGTATCTTATACCCATGCGTTCGTGAGGGGTATTTGAAAAATGGGTATAAAAGCGATAAAAGCAAACGTGGCTCAGACAAATATGTCCGTGTTTCATGGGAAAAAGCCTTTGATTTGATCGCCGATGAGCTCAAACGTGTCTATAAAAGTTATGGTCCTGATGCTGTCTTTGGAGGAAGTTACGGTTGGTTTTGTGTAGGAAGTCTCAACAACCCACAAGCGTTGGTCGGCAGAATGTTAGGCGTTGCAGGTGGCTACACGTCACGTACCTTGACCTACTCAACCCATGCAATTCGTGCGATCACCCCTTATGTAACGGGTGGCGATGAGTCGAGTAACCAACAAACCGCGTATCCAAATCTCATTGCGAATTCTGAATGTATCGTTTTTTGGAGCAGTGATCCTATCAATACCAACCAAATTGCGTGGGGCGTGCCTGACCATCAATCGTATGAGTATATGAAACAGCTCAAAGCTGAGGCTAAAAAACGCAATATCAAGTTCTACTGCATCGATCCCGTCTATAACAACACTGCGATGTATTTTGGAGCAGAGCACATTAAAGTGCGTCCAACGACCGACGTTGCGATGATGCTGGGAATGGCGCACTATCTGTACAGTGAAAATCTCTACAGCAAAGAGTTTGTGGAAAAATACACGAGCGGTTTTGCGGAATTCAAAGCCTATCTTTTAGGTGAGGGTGAGGATAAAGTCATCAAAACACCTGAGTGGGCGGCTAAAATTTGTGGTGTGGAGGCAAGTGTGATCAAAATGCTTGCTAAAGAGTTTGCCTCAAAACGTACGATGCTCATGGGCGGTTGGGGATTCCAAAGAGCGCACCATGGGGAGCAACCTCACTGGATGCTGATCACGCTTGCGAGTATGCTCGGTCAGATCGGACTTGCTGGTGGAGGATTTGGATGTGCGTATCACTACTCAGATGGTGGTGTTCCTGCCCCAGCAGCTGCTACTGGCAATCCTTTAAGCGATGTCAAAATGGGCAATGGTAGCCAAGGCGCTGCAGCAAGTGCGGATGCTCCTGCTGCATCTCCTGGATTAACAGGCATTAGTGTCAACTCTAAAGTGGATGGTCCTTGGAAACAACGTAAAATTCCTGTGATTCCTGTTTCGCGTATCGTTGAATGTTTGGAAAATCCAGGTCGTGAGATCTTATTTGATGGTAAAAAACTCACCTATCCTGATTTGAAAATGGCGTATTGGGCGGGCGGAAATCCTTTCCATCACCACCAAGATCGTAACCGTATGATCAAAGCGTGGCAAAAATTTGAGACCTTTGTGGTGAACGAGTGCTTTTGGACAGCAACGGCGCGAATGGCAGACATCGTGCTTCCTGCAACAACAGAGCAAGAGCGCAATGACATTACCAAATCGCACACCAACAGCTACATTTTTGCGATGAAAAAAGCAGTTGAACCCGTCGGTGAAGCGATGGATGATTTTGACATTTTTGTGAACATCCTAAGACGTTTTAGTGCTGCTGAAGTGTTGGCGTTTACCGAGGGTAAAAGTAAAATGGAGTGGATCAAATCGTTTTATGATGAGTCTTACAACAAAGCAAAAAAATCAGGCGTTGCGATGCCTGCCTTTGATGAATTTTGGGAGAAAGGGTTTGTGAAGTTTGAGACACCTGAAGCGGCTAAAAATTTCATTAAGTACAAAACCTTTAGAGACAATCCTGTGACCAACCGTTTGGGAACGCCATCCGGTAAGATCGAGATTTTCTCGAAAAAAATTGCAGGATACGGGTACAAAGAGTGCAAAGGGCATCCAACATGGTTTGAGCCGATGGAGTGGCTTGGTAGTTCCGTGGCAAAAGAGTTCCCACTCAATCTTGTCTCTCCACACCCAAAATACCGCCTTCACTCACAGCTCAATAACACATGGCTTCGTGATCTTGAAGAGGTTCAAGGCAGAGAGCCTATCTGGATGCACCCTAAAGATGCCGCCAAACGAGGCATTCAAAATGGCGATGTCGTGCGCATCTTTAACAAACGCGGACAAGTGCTTGGTGGCGCTGTCGTGACTGAAGCCGTGATGGAAGGCGTTGTAAGAATGCAAGAGGGCGCTTGGTACGATCCTAAAGAGCCAGGCAAAATTGGTTCATTGTGTGTGCATGGTGATGTCAATGTCCTTATCGCCGATGTTCCAACCTCCGAACTTGCCCAAGGCAATCAAGCCACAGCGCTGGTCGAGATTGAAAAATTCAAAGGGGAAATACCTGCCATTGGCATCTTTAAAGCCCCTGTGATGAAAGGAATGTAA
- a CDS encoding response regulator transcription factor has protein sequence MELWLEKLKSLRMLYAEDEEGIRKPMANTLSYYLKEVLEARDGEEALDLYYEQRPDIILTDLRMPKKDGLYMVKEIRKSDKKTPIVMITAHTDKEYLLSAIELKIEKYLIKPVALDELLGALKLCVTEIESGRSLFLECKNCKFDFKNRHIVYDDGKETELTHKEADFLELLLRKKGMVVSYEEIEVNVWKEEFMSIAALRTLVKSLRKKLPNSFIKNHSQSGYSFEV, from the coding sequence ATGGAACTTTGGCTGGAAAAACTCAAATCTTTGCGCATGCTGTACGCCGAAGATGAAGAGGGTATTCGAAAGCCCATGGCAAACACGCTTTCGTACTATCTCAAAGAGGTGCTTGAGGCGCGAGATGGCGAAGAGGCTCTTGATCTGTACTACGAACAACGTCCCGACATCATTCTGACCGATCTGAGAATGCCTAAAAAAGATGGGCTTTATATGGTCAAAGAGATTCGTAAGAGTGACAAAAAAACCCCCATTGTAATGATTACCGCGCATACCGATAAAGAGTATCTGCTCAGTGCCATTGAGCTTAAGATCGAAAAATACCTGATCAAACCCGTTGCACTGGATGAACTCTTAGGCGCTCTTAAACTGTGTGTGACCGAAATTGAATCAGGTCGCTCTCTTTTTCTTGAATGTAAAAATTGCAAATTTGACTTTAAAAACAGGCACATTGTGTACGATGATGGCAAAGAGACCGAACTGACCCATAAAGAGGCGGATTTTCTAGAGCTGTTATTGCGCAAAAAAGGGATGGTGGTCAGTTACGAAGAGATTGAAGTCAATGTCTGGAAAGAGGAGTTTATGAGCATTGCCGCCCTTCGCACCTTGGTCAAATCCCTGCGAAAAAAGTTGCCCAATAGTTTTATCAAAAACCACTCTCAATCAGGATACAGTTTTGAGGTTTAG